The Theobroma cacao cultivar B97-61/B2 chromosome 2, Criollo_cocoa_genome_V2, whole genome shotgun sequence genome includes the window TTTTGATTGAACCGACTAAAAAATCGAACTTAacattatatattatatttatatgttaaatTTAAAGTTGTTGATCTTATTAATGTTAAATGTTATGATTTATgtatgtttaattaattttgttatttatgtttaaattatttatatattttataattatagatgaatttataaatttcaataatgtAATTTACAAAagataaaagtaataaaatttcgaatcatttaattcataatcGAATTGATCAAACTAATTTGATCTTTGATTCTTTTGGTCCTCTTTTTAAGTTTGACTGGTTCTGTTGGTTTtccaaaaaaaagttaatCCATTTGATCAACGGTCATGATAGATTGAACTGACCAAACGGCTCAATTGCTCTTCCCTAATAATTCCAGCatcatatttaaatttgatttgattaatttttttaatttttttattttttattgtatggctttattttttatttaattttaaaatttttaattatagtatacaaaaaataaaaaactaaaaacattaatgaaacataaatacaataatttgacatcataaaataaaaaatttaatgaagtTAATGaagatataaaattaaaagataaatgaCAGTAATATAGTTTAAAACAATAAACTTGTTTTAtgagatttaaaatttaacttttaatcattttgttttatttctttatatttatatttaacactattaaaaaatattaaagaagaaaagcgGATGATAATtaagtattaaattttaaatcggTAAATTTGGTTTCTTCTCAAATCataaagtgtttttttttaaatttagttcAACATTAAATAATACTCATACTATACTACttatagtaaaataaatttaattgaacttaataaaaaataaaaatttatttaaatatttttaataatttagaaaaattttaattattatatttttaataaattaataaatatttttttgaaacaaaattaataaatattttaaacaccatatatataatatattaaaaaaatgaaaaacttaAATGAGCACGGCCACACCGACGTGCTTCTTGGGCGCGTAAGCGTACTTACCACTCACCGACAGTAACGTTGTGCTTGCTTTGCTTAACCATTGCTTCATTCTCACTCACTCTTCTCCCTCAAATTCGCCGATCTACTCTCTCTCCTTCTCATCAGGAGCTAAGACTAAGCCCCCAATTCCTCGCCATGGGTTCCGCATTGCAAATAGCCAACAAAAACATCGGCGTTTTAATCTTTCTTCTATTATCAACCGCTTTAACGACGACCGACGCTTCAATCCACATCTACCAGAACCAACTCTTCAATGAAGTCGGCAATGCTTATCTTCTTCCCGGCGGTAGCGAAGGACTCGCTGCCTCTCTATCATCCGACAACTCCGTCACCGATGGCCGCTCTTTTATTCGGTAAAGAAACATTTCTCTTATTAATAACGTGAATCGTTTGCTTCTTACGTGTTCAAGTCGTTTCCATGTTTATGCTCAAGTTTTGGAGGAAGAATGTGATTGTGTTATCGATTTTGGATTAGATCTGTTAGAAAGTCGTTAAGATTTTGCTTATCGCGTTTACAGATTTATTATCTAAGCCACGCATGCTTAGTTGTATCTATGAGGATTGATGGAAGATGCATTATTGCTCTCCTTGGAATTTTCTCGCCCAGAGAAGGATTGATGGGATCAATGGCTAGTCATTTTctaatttgttttttgaaaatgaagaaatgtacttttcaattttatttttctacttATAATTGCATCTTGAAGTGCAAATGATTATCTGAGCAGATCCAAGATTTTTGTGCTATTATCAtttgttaaaatatataattaatgctTCTCAAGGCCGTGGTTAATTGTATGAGCTTTTCAGAATTATATGTAGCCATAGATGTAAACAATTATGTATATGCATAAGTAAAATGGGCATTGTGGTGCTGAATTAAGCatttccattttcaaaatttgatgtcttacatgtaatttttttatagatttgAGAATATCACATTCTGGAGGACCCAGGATACTGCAGATGAGCATTCCGACATGGAACATAGTACCGGGTTGATACAAGCCGTGATTTTTGAGGCTGCTGATCGAAATAATATTGGTGGTTCAGCTTATGGGGGACAGAGGTCAATTTGTTGCACCCCTGATCTTGCTAAGCTTGAAGGTTGCAAGCAAGGTGAAGTCATTAGGATACCTTCTGCAACAGACATTAACTGGCCGATTGTTTTAAACATACAGTTCGGTGGAAACTACTTATCAACAAGTATGGAAAATGCAGAGGTTCCCATCACGAAAACTGGGatgtataatttattttttatagcaTGCGATCCGAAGCTCAAGGGAACAGTAATGAGTGGGAAGACGGTGTGGAAGAATCCTGATGGTTATTTACCTGGGAGAATGGCTCCATTGATGAAGTTCTATGTGTACATGGCAATTGCCTATTTGTTGCTTAGTGCCATTTGGTTCTCCCAGTACATGAGATTCTGGAAAGATATCCTGCAACTTCAGCACTGCATCACTGCTGTCATTGGTCTGGGTTTGTTTGAAATGATATTGTGGTATCTGGATTATGCAAATTTTAACAATACAGGAATGAGGCCTGTTGTAATTACAACTTGGGTTGTGACAGTTGGAGCTATAAGAAAAACACTTTCTCGACTACTCATACTTTCTGTTTCAATGGGTTATGGTGTTGTACGCCCAACTTTAGGTGGTATTACCTCAAAGGTGCTTCTTCTCGGAATAACTTATTTTTTGGCATCTGAATTACTGGACATTACCGAGTATGTAGGGACCATCAATGACATATCAGGAAGAGCAAGACTCTTCTTAGTCCTTCCTGATGCATTCCTGGATGCATTTTTGATATTGTGGATTTTTACATCTCTTTCAAAAACACTGGAGCAGTTACaggtattttaaaattttatttttcagctTTAATGGTCAATGACCTTAAGTTTTTTTCATTGCAATAACTGTGCTTATTCtccatcatgatttcatttcaCAATTTTGCTTTCATACTGTATGAATTTCAGTGACTGACATTATTTTCATCCAGGCAAAGAGAATATCAGTAAAGTTGGACCTCTATAGGAAATTCTCAAACGCATTAGCTGTGGCAGTGATTGCTTCAGTCGCATGGATAACTTATGAGGTATGATTTTGTCAAGATTTTGGTTTCTTTCTTGGTTGGTGTTTGCATGCTATATTTCATGAATAAATGACAAATATTAGtaaaatttgttaaatattGCTGGAAAGACAATTATTTATTGTGAAAAACTATTTGTAGCCCTTAGTAAGATTCCCATGGTTCAATTTATCATAGATCCGATATGTTGCTACTACAGGTATACTTCAAAGCAACGGATCCTTTCAACGAGAGGTGGCAGAGTGCTTGGATCATCACAGCTTTCTGGGACATTCTTTCATTTGTACTACTCTGTGTTATTTGCTACCTTTGGGCTCCATCTCAAAGCTCCCAGCGGTGCGTTTTTATTCTTGTGGAAGTTTGTAATGAGTCAATAGGATTGTTCCGTAACCTTTCTCCTctcttttcaacttaaaaatgCTTTGAGGACTTACCTTTTTAGTTCGAAACTGCAATCACATAGTTGGGAATCTTCCCCTGTAGATATGTTGTCatgactatatatatatattttgtgtgtggggggggggggttgtTGTTGTAGTGATATACGTATCTCATAGCTTTCATTTGCTGTAGTTTTGCCACTTCTTGTGCTAACATATTGAATACTGCTAACTGTCCTCAGGTATGCATACTCAGAAGATGTGGGAGaggaatttgatgatgaagaagCTCAATCTTTAACTAGGGGACAGTCTGATGGGGATGTCAGTTTAGTCAAGCAGGAGAGGAAGAATGGAAGTGCTGGTGTCTCTGATGAGGAAGATGACTCAGAAGAGGATAAGAGGGAGTAAAGCCTCTTGGTGGAATATGCTCTTTAATCAACCTTGTTCAGCAGTGCCAAACCACCTCAACCAGAGCCCATGGGGCAACAATTCTTTGAAATAGCATGCAAAGGGAACAAATCCAATACCGAAAATTGATCTTGCTTTCTTCTGCCGTGGATAGACAGCCTGGTAGATTTTCTTTCGTCTATTTTGTCCATATATTGTAGTATTCTTTAATTGTACATGAGAAAAAGGGGGTCGCAAATGCGCAAATGGGTGCATAGCGTAGAGAATAAAACAGGTATCGGAATGGCATTATCCAATCTCTCTGATATCCGGCTGCATGAGATCAGGTGTTGTGACCATCATGATGTTTCTTCTTTGTAGTAATATTAGGTTTTGTGTGATGTGAAATTTTTGTTTACATGATTCAGAGATGGGTCCATTGCCATATTTCATTTTGGGTGTTTAGACAGGGGCAACTTGATTTATCAAGAAAGATTTCTTATGTTTTCCTCTAGTTGTTATGGTCTGATATgctttaaaagttttttgacaaattctctcatttcataatttttccttttgctgCTACGCCTCATGGTGTTGTAATTTGATGATGCAAATCAAAGGATGTAATTGAAGCCTTTATTTATTGtagtggttttttttttaattaattgagtGAAGGAGGTTCGAATTTTGCTTTTTAGGTACGaaattatacattaattaatgagtcaaatgtCAAATGTTTGGGTGTTTTATTTATTGGttaaatgacaatatttgcaataTTTTGTTAGCATAATAAAATGCACTTTTGATTGCTAACACCCAAACAATTTAGTTAAATTATGTAGGTTCATTTATGCGaacaattatattaaaatgaaatttaccaAAGAGGAAaacctttcaaaattttaggtAAACTCAAAttcataatttgatttttgattaattttaatttaataataaattgtgttaaattagattaaattttGTAGAAAAATAGTTGAATTAGTACTTAGAACTATTtgtcaaaaagtaatttatccataattggataattaagaTACTAGTCAAGTTCAATTATTATACTTATTACACgaagttttttatttcataaaagagagagattcaatttaaaatgaacCTAATTCGATTTTTGATATACTTATAAAGAGGAGGGATTCAACTTGATTCAAGCCTATACTTGGCTTTtcatatctttaataaaaggtttcacattagtaaaaatttgagtaagttttgattttacttgttacatattcacatttttaaattaaaacacatgcttattaagtgaaaaaaattaaaaattcatcTCATCTAATATTActaataacataaaattttaaattaaattgcacaaacatctaatttaatttttgattcgCCTcaaattgtatttttttttctcttgtatcatctactttttttgttttcaatttccaTTTTATACCGATGACCATCGCATAGGATTGTATCTCTCACAGTTGAagtcaaagaagaaaagttaaaGGGGCAGAAGTTAAAATACCTTAACTATAGGGGAgcaaaaatggaattataacATCTGCATTTAAGGtatccaaaaacaaaaaacaaatttccataaaaaaacgtttattttcttttttttttagattccTATACCCTTTTTGTCTGATAGGATGGTGAATCCAGTTTGATTGATTTCTCGAACTGATGCAGTAATTCTGCTAAATCACAGTCCCAGGGATCAAAGGAAAGCTATCCATTAATTTCAAGAAGGGTTAATCGATGGCAAGCAACAATGGAGGGGGTGAAGAGCAATTGACGAAGATGGCGGAATTGAGCAAAACCCTAAAAGAAGGTGAAAGGATTCTAGCGCCCACCCGGAGACCCGACGGAACCCTCCGCAAACCCATTCGGATTCGGGCTGGGTATGTTCCCCAAGAGGAAGTCGCCATTTACCAGTCCAAAGGTGCCCTGGTATGTCACATGTCGATGTATGTATGTAATGTATGCGTCCATTTGCATTTAGTTTTCATCTTTTCGCTTGTTCTTGTAATTCGAATGTTGTGGAAGAGAGAGGGATGGCATccgatttttatttttgatgtgTATGCCATTGTTTTATCCATGGTTTATATGCACGTACGTGCGTATGGTGGATGCTGTATGTTTCAGTGTTTCTATTCGGTGTTTGTGTCTATCTACATAGTTATGTTTGGTTGTCGAGGATGTGGGCAATTTGGCTATGGCTTTGTGGTTGAGTTTTGAGGCTGCAAATTTCATGTTAAAGTAACTTAATTGTCGATAAAGTTTTGATGAATGAGAAGAATACCTTCAATTCTGTCCCACTCAGCTAAATTGAGTAGAGACTTTGGTCTGTGGGGTTATTGGATTCGAAGTTTTATTTCGTGGCGATATCTCCTGCAAAATGTTGTCATTTGTTTTTtcagaaaggaaaaagagaaaagaagaacaggAAGAGTGGCATTGATCTTTGTTTTAATCTGTGATGCAGTGGAAAAAGGAGATGGCATCACAAGTGGGGCCTCCAGGTTATGATCCAGCTATGGAtacaaaacccaaaaccaagTCAGCaaagagaaatgaaagaaagaaggagaaaCGGCTACAGGTATGAAGCTTGTTGCTGTTATCTAGCATGAATTTCCATTTAATGGTTTTCGCAATTTTggcttatttctttttctgctAGGGATCATTCAACTGTTTCATAAGAGAAAtgatttcatttcttttcctttccatgAAACTTCAGTTGGCAAAGTATTTGGATATATTTGTCAGCCTTATGGTTTTATTACTGATTTTCCTTTGTCTTTGTTACTTTCTCTTATCCTTAGGCCATTGCCCATTTCAAGCCTCCATGGATGGTCATTCTTTTCTTGCATGGTTCTTGCAACATTGCAAAGGGACAGTATAATATAGTTTCTTTTGTCTTCAGTCAATGCCCTTTCTTCTGTGAAAGATCAAAAAATCCATGGAAACAGACCAGAACATCTTTAGTGTGTATGAAAGCAAGCTTTAGTAAACACGTTTTCTATGGCTTTGTGATGGCATATATGGTCTGCCAACAGCTCTGCAGCATTTTAGATCTCTTGCAATGGACTCTGTACTTCTTTATCtctattttaccttttttgctttgttattaaaaattattataaaaaaaaagattaaaacttGTTATTTGTGCTGTGGTTTAGATATTCACTCTTGCTCAATAGCTGTGCAACAACTTTATTTGTGCCAGCTACAAAATTATAGAAGAGCATATCTGCTACATTAGGTAGTTAATAGACTAAACTGATTGGCTTTGGATATGAGCTTAATGTCTCTATTAATGTGGTAAGATACAAATATCTAGTCTTGACATTGTTCTAGACATTAAGCCAACAAGATTCTGTATATCAATACTTAGCATTTCATTTACTACTTATGGCAGGCTGCTCTTGAAAAGGGTAAGAACTTGGAAGCAGAGGCGGATGATGAGATTAAAAAGGAAGATGTGCCTGAGGAAGATTCAGATCATGGATCCGAATCTGTTAAATCATTGACATCTCAGATGACTGAGCTTGCAGTTTCTGAAAATCCTGTTCCAACCTCCCCTCCTTCCAACTCAGTGCAGGCCTCAGATGCTGATGCACCAGTTCAAGatcttgataaaaaaattcgAGCCCTTAAAAAGAAGGTATAGTTCATTACACCTTTGTATTAACATGTAAACAATAGCAGTTATAATTTGTCCAGCATTTTAGGACATCTTAACAAACTCTTGAAGAAGGAAAATGTTCGCTTTGTCATCTCTACATTAAAACCCTTTAtctaaaatcaaactcatcctttATGCTCGGGAGACAGAAGACGTGTCACTAACAAATGCAATCATCAAGTAATCATCTCTGATGGGCAGAGagcaaattaaataatatttaccAAGTAAAGAGAACTGAATAAGGAAAaagatatattaaattttgaatcattcaaatcaataaaatgtTTACTTTCTGTTTAGTAAATTGACCTCATATGCCTTTCCACGTGCATGTGAATCTGTGCACATTTGGTTGGTATAACCATATGCTCTGGACAGCTCTACCGCTGCTTGTCCAGAGTTTGAAAAAAGTTCTAAAGACAAGTGTGAAAATATGCTACCCTAAAGGCCAAAACTCATCCACACTGCTAAAAGAATTCTATGCTACTTTATAATTGTCTAATGCGAGATTATTGTTGTCCCTGTTGTGTATAGCTTATCCCCTTTCTTGGGCTGTGAGTGTAATAAAAGTTGCTGCTAACAAATTTACTTCTGGGTGCACATCCTTCCCACTTGTTCTCTTGCTTTGGGTCTCCATATTCCAATACATCTTGACTCCTGTTTGTTCTTTCTTCCATCTTTGAGTCAGTTGCTTTCCCCTGAAGAGGCTTAAAATAAGTTTCTTAGTTTTTGTGCATGGGTGCATAGGTGTTTGAATATGTGTCTAAGAGAGGCTTGTTTGCAGCAAATAtgtattatgattaatttcatgtaacTTTTCTTGCACATAATTGAGGACTATAGAAGACATCAAGGTTACAACTGAATATTTGATTGACAACAAGGTTCATGTTATAATTCATTACTAATAGAAGTTTCAACTTCAAGTTGTTGCTTAATATGTTCGAGGACTTTGAGGGACTTCAGCATGGAATTACTTCTTTATTTCAGTACTGGCAACGGCAAGTTATAGTTTACATTGGTGTCCTTCCCATTGCTTCGATGGTGGCATGGTGATTTTATACTTTTTCAGAGAGAACTTGTTTTAAATTTGACATGCTTTCAATTCCTAAAGCATCAAGTGTATAAAGGTTTTAgtgttttgtttttggctcACCTGAATATTGGTTTGCATATGTAGATTCGATTAACAGAAGCTCAGCAGCAGAAAACTCCACAGCAAGATATGAAGCCAGAACAGCTAGAAAAGTTGGCAAAACTGGAAGGTTGGCGTCAGGAGCTAAAGCTTTTGGAGGATAAAAAGGCTGAATTGGCAGCATTGTGAGTTTGGGTTTCTGTCTCTGTGAAGAAACTATGTAGTTTCCATTTACAATTTGATGGAGATGCAAAAACTGCATTGTGGAACAGAGGTGAATCTATTGAGATTTTGTTCTGAAAACGGCGTGTGAATTTGCATTTGATGCATATGACCATGTTTAATTAGTACTCGTTCCCCTGCCTTTGCACATGAATGATAATGCACATCAATGATTTACAACTAATACATTGCCAATTTCGCTTCAGTGGCTTTATTAGCATAATTTGCTTAGCATTCTCATTATGCCACCAACGTTATAGTGGCAAACCTGCATCTGAATTGTTGGCTTGCAGTTGCAGATTGTTTGACTCATTTGGATTAGCAGTGATTCAAACACCATATAACATTTATTATTGATCATTTTCACCATTGCCTGTGCAATGGTTGTGAGCAAAAAAACAGTTACAAAGTCATGGGAATGATTACTGCTAGGGATCTTTTTAT containing:
- the LOC18607365 gene encoding partner of Y14 and mago isoform X2; amino-acid sequence: MASNNGGGEEQLTKMAELSKTLKEGERILAPTRRPDGTLRKPIRIRAGYVPQEEVAIYQSKGALWKKEMASQVGPPGYDPAMDTKPKTKSAKRNERKKEKRLQAALEKGKNLEAEADDEIKKEDVPEEDSDHGSESVKSLTSQMTELAVSENPVPTSPPSNSVQASDADAPVQDLDKKIRALKKKLLLNMFEDFEGLQHGITSLFQYWQRQVIVYIGVLPIASMVA
- the LOC18607364 gene encoding transmembrane protein 87A translates to MGSALQIANKNIGVLIFLLLSTALTTTDASIHIYQNQLFNEVGNAYLLPGGSEGLAASLSSDNSVTDGRSFIRFENITFWRTQDTADEHSDMEHSTGLIQAVIFEAADRNNIGGSAYGGQRSICCTPDLAKLEGCKQGEVIRIPSATDINWPIVLNIQFGGNYLSTSMENAEVPITKTGMYNLFFIACDPKLKGTVMSGKTVWKNPDGYLPGRMAPLMKFYVYMAIAYLLLSAIWFSQYMRFWKDILQLQHCITAVIGLGLFEMILWYLDYANFNNTGMRPVVITTWVVTVGAIRKTLSRLLILSVSMGYGVVRPTLGGITSKVLLLGITYFLASELLDITEYVGTINDISGRARLFLVLPDAFLDAFLILWIFTSLSKTLEQLQAKRISVKLDLYRKFSNALAVAVIASVAWITYEVYFKATDPFNERWQSAWIITAFWDILSFVLLCVICYLWAPSQSSQRYAYSEDVGEEFDDEEAQSLTRGQSDGDVSLVKQERKNGSAGVSDEEDDSEEDKRE
- the LOC18607365 gene encoding partner of Y14 and mago isoform X1, with product MASNNGGGEEQLTKMAELSKTLKEGERILAPTRRPDGTLRKPIRIRAGYVPQEEVAIYQSKGALWKKEMASQVGPPGYDPAMDTKPKTKSAKRNERKKEKRLQAALEKGKNLEAEADDEIKKEDVPEEDSDHGSESVKSLTSQMTELAVSENPVPTSPPSNSVQASDADAPVQDLDKKIRALKKKIRLTEAQQQKTPQQDMKPEQLEKLAKLEGWRQELKLLEDKKAELAAL